A region of the Callithrix jacchus isolate 240 chromosome 5, calJac240_pri, whole genome shotgun sequence genome:
GTGACCAGTCTGTGGATTGTCAGGTCTTGGACTTTGAGCCTCTCATCTACTTACCCTTTTTTCCCAGCGTTATGGCCTCTGAAAGTATATTATTCTTCCAAGTCACTGGTAAAAGTCTAGACTTGGAAAACCCCACAGAACACAATTAGAGACAACCTCTTTCAGGTTGACTTTGAACCTCTAAGCAAAACTCATTGAGACAGTCATCGTGTCTTGAGGGCCCCCTCTGTGCCTGGCGCCGTGCCAGGCTTTAGAAATACAATCCTGTTTGGGTGCTTGCAGGCATTGGGAGAGGCAGATAAGGAAGCTGTCAGTTGCAGCCCAGGGGAAGCATGGTGCGATAGTGACAGCAGAATGTGCAGGGTGCTTGGCCAGCATCGATAAGGAACTTGTAAATCATCCTCTGCGGAAGAGAAAGTTTCCAAGTGGGGGTGCTGTTTGAGCGGAGTCTGGAAGAACAAGCAGCCAGACCAAGGGCACGAGGAAGGTGCCTCTGCATGGGAACACTATGTGGCAGTCGCAGGGTGGCTTCAGAGAGTGTGCTGGGCTCAAGAATATAAGGTGCTCAGAATGGCCAAAGCCTAATCTCAGGCGTCTCTGAGCCCAGTGACCATGCCACCTGTATTGCCAAGGGTCTCAGTGGATAAAGATGTATCCAGGCTTCAAGTCACATGGTAACTGTGGTTTTCTCCAGTCTACCCTCCGAGCAGCCTGTAAGCAAAAAAGCCAGTAGGGTCATtggcctggcttatttttctcaAATCCATGCCAGCTCTCAAAATCCTTCTCTTGCTTTTTGAGGGGCTTAAAAACTAATTATATGACCTAAACTTTTGCCTGGCTTACCAGCCCATACTGCAGGACCTGTGTCTTTCCCTCTTGGGTAAATTGGGACACTTGCTAACAAGCACCTTTTGGAACTCTCCCAGACTCCAGTGGTGTCCCAGGGATTAGTGTGGTAGCTCCGCCTCTCCGGAGGTTTGTGCAGGGCCATGGGATGTGAGCCTGCAGAGCCTGGGGATCTGGATGAAAGGGCCTGAGAGGACCCACTCTTATTGCCATACCATAGCCCCTGCTCTTAATGCCCAGGGCTCTTTTAATGATGCTGATTTAAAGCTTTCTAGTGAtaaagccattttgcttttatggAGCGGTTAGACACAGAACACGAGTCGAGCCATCTTAGTTTCTCTGTCCTCTGAACATGGCATCATGATCCCTATGCAATGGGCTTCATCCCTCTTTTAATTACAACTAAAAATAATTCACCACCACCGTTTTTTTCTTGCCAACTTTAGCAGGTTTTTTGCAAGCCTCAGCTCAAGTCGGGCACGGTTCTCACAGAAACGTGTCACTCTTCTCAGCTTGTCCTTGGTTCTGTGCCCTTCCTTCTATCTTTGTACACGTCCTTTTCTAAACAGAACATGTCATGGGAAACACAATGGCTCCTTTAGCTCCATCCCTGTTGCCACCTCTCTGGGATTAGTCACGATTCATTTCATCTTGCAGAGCCGACCATTCCCTCCTGAGTGTCTCCCTTTTTAGGGTCACAGGCCGTGAGCGCCTACTCAGCTTTTCTCTACATGTAAAAGAATGTGCAGTCCTCAAGTCTAGCCCCATTTGTCAGCTGCTTTGCTTTAAGTAATGAGCTTTCTGGTAGATGCTAGGGTGGTTGAGGTCCTCGTCGGTGGTCTCACCTCTGTTCCGGCTTTGCAATCTGAAATAGGAAAACCCCCTACGTCTCACATCTGCCTGGCTGTCTGCAGCATGCACCCACACCCCTGCACCCACACGCCTGCCCTGGCCTGCAACACTCAGGCCAAATGCACTGGAGCGTCTTGTAGGATCTCCACACCTCTGCAGACAGACGGACCCTTCTCCTGTTCCTTTCTATTAGCCCTCCTTTAAACAAGATACACCCCTATGCCAGGCTCAAGTTCCATTTCACCAAGTTCCGGTGGGACCTTGGCGGTCATATGGCCTTTCTTTGCATTCATGTGGTTGGTTACtcttattttgtgtgtttttatacaGATGCTAAAGAAAAATGCGCATAGTCTTCTAATATGAATAAAGATGTGATCATTGATGGGAAGCTCTTGAAAGTCTCACTTGCTTTCATTACCCTATTAACCCACTTTTCTCATTGATGATTGGTTGGGCGAAGTGCTCTTTTTAGAACTAGTGCCAATGTGGTGAGGGTAAATAAATACTCAGGTCAGGCAGACACTAACGAATGcacattttatctgtttttccgGCTGTCTTCTGGGAAAGGGTTAGAACCGGTTAAAAAAAGTTGCCGTTTATATGCTCACTTATTGGTCATCCTTTCTCCGTTTTATGCGAAAAAACAGGTTAACAAGCCTGTAGAAAGTCTACAGGACCCCTTTCTTATAGGGCGTCATGGGTCACTGCCATCACTTGCCTCCGGTTTCTCAGCTTCTCTCCTGTGGCTTCCTCCTCCTCTACATGTGCCTTTCACGCCTGCCATCCTGATAAGAGTAAGACAGTCACAAGGAAAGAATGAGGACTGGAGAGTAGTGAGGGGACTCAGTCCAGGCACCCAGAGACCCCTAGCATAAACACACACCCAGGGAATGCCACCCCTTACTGCAAAGCCAGATAGTAGCAATTGACCTCCCAAGGCTGCCCCACGCCCCCCAGATCCAAGCGCAGCCCAGCCCTGTTTTTTCTTAGGTATTTGGTGGTAATCTCTAACACATTGCCCTGGAGAGAGGGAGTTTAGGGAGGTTGTCTAAATACACGCTCTTCAGAATAAGCAACTTTCTACTTTCCATGATTGCAAAAGTTCTCTTAGGCAAGAGACTGCTTTGAAAACTGACCAACTGGCACTCATAGGACAGGAGGCCTCCAAGGGGAGGACAGTTTTAGAATCTGCCAGGTGTCAGATTCACTTTTGACAGCTGAATGACCTTGGACAAGGTATTTACTCTTTGTATTGATTCACTTATCAAGAAAATGGAAGGTGTTCTGAGGACACCTTGGCTCTAGGGATCTAAGTGCAGGCCCATAGCAAGCTCGAAGCTGCAGCTGCAGTCACCAGCACCTGCGTCCTTAGAGCCCTCCTGGGAAACGGTGGGACCACGGGACTGACGGCTTTCCGTGGGACACTTCAACTTCCACGCTCCTGTCACCCTTCCGGGCTGCACATTCAGTGGCGGACTCAGCCTCTCACATTGGTCTTAATCTGTCAGCAAGCCGTGGGCTCTGCCTCTTCACTCCAAGGGTGAGTGGGAGCAGAGTAAGTGGTAACACTTCAGGTGCATGAGACCGTTCTCCCACAGGATGAAGCATCAAGTCTTCCCCACACAGGGAGAAGGACCCCCAACTTGCAGACCACAATCAATGAACAGCAGTTAGTCCTTTAAGTCgaatatcaggaaaaaaaagatgtgagTTTCATTTCCTTAACGCAACCGCAATCCAGCAGTCTTTGGCTGTGGAAGTCGTCTCTCTGAGATGCAGAAGCTTTGGGGACAGAATATTCTTCTGGGACAGGCTATTATCCAGTTAGAACATCTCAGGGCTGtttcctgtttcattttgttgaatttgataaccagctttttgttgttttttttttgagacaaagtctcactgttgcccaggccggagtgcagtggtgccatttcagctcactgcagcctctgcctcctgggtttaagcgattctcctctctcagcctcctgagtagctgggattacaggcatgtgccaccacacccagctaatttctgtatttttagtagagacggggtttcaccctgttgtcaaggctggtctcaaactcctggcttcaagtgatccgtgcttttcggcctcccaaagtgctgggattacagacataagccaccgtacccagACAGCCTTATGAATATATAGACTATGCAAGAAATCAAAAACTCATTTCTTAATCAATACCTGTTATGGGTCTGCTCGGTTTATTACCCCAAATAGGCCAGAAACGTCATGTCAAACCCGAGCCTGGGACTTCGTTTTGCTCGAGCCTGTTTAAATGGCTGGATTTGCCTCTGCTTTGATCTCCTACCATCCAGATCCACATCGAAGGCCAAAGGACCTCAGTGCCCTCATAAGGGActttgccctttttttctctcctcttttagTAAAAGCATTATCTTCTATTTCTGCAGGCAGTGGGGCCTCTCTCCAGAGAAGCAGCTCCTCCTGGCTCTGCCAGTCCCAGGTTTTGAAAGCTGCCTCTTTGGAGAGCTGTTTGAAAGCTTCTGAAGAATGCTTGCTTTTATCTCAAGACTCAGAGGCGAGCCTTAGCTGGAATGTCTGTCTGAGACGGTTCCCCACAAAGATACTGTCACTCAGATAGGTCAACTGCTATCTTCTCAAGGCACTTGCAGACTTGACATGCTTCCCCAGCCCATCCATGGACCTAGTCACTGCTGTTTGTGTCCAGAGCCCTCGCCCCGGGTgttctccttcccttttctccccagcTCTTGTATGAGCCTTACTGAGAAGGACTCTCAGGCTATAGCTGCGCTGAGTGGGAAAGTGGGCTGCGGTCGATTGGTAATGTCTGTCCTGAGCACAGTATGGCCGGCAGGTATGGCAGCCATCCATAGGACGGTATGGCAGATGTCCTCGTCTTTGCTATCCTCAGCCTAAACTTTTTATAAGGTGATTGCCCCAGTGTTCACAAGACAAGCTGTCTTCAGCATTCCAGCTTTCCTCTTTGACCAGAATGCCTCCTGGACTTGGTGCAATGAGGTCTTTTCCTTAGTATGCTATCCGTTCTGACAATTTTGTTTAGAGTCAGCCCATACGTGTTTCTTGTGGTCTCACAGTATTATTTACCTTTTCTGAGCTCTGGGTGCAATGCCCTACATGGACAGGACGCAGTAATCAGACGGCACTCTCTGCAATGTGCTTGTGTTTGTTTGTCtgtgtttgtttctctgtgtttctctctgtttgtttctctgtgtttctctgtgtcctAATGCCTCAATGAtagtgtttctctgtgtgtgtttctctgtgtttgtttctctgtgtttgtttctctgtgtgtgtttctctgtgtttgtttctctgtgtttgtttctctgtgtgtgtttctctgtgtttctctgtgtttgtttctctgtgtttctctgtgtgtgtttctctgtgtttgtttccctgtgtttctctgtgtttgtttctctgtgtttctatgtgtgtgtttctctgtgtttgtttctctgtgtttctctgtgtgtgtttctctgtgtttctctgtgtgtgtttctctgtgtttgtttccctgtgtttctctgtgtttgtttctctgtgtttctctgtgtgtgtttctctgtgtttgtttctctgtgtttgtttctctgtgtttctctgtgtttgtttctctgtgtttctctgtgtttgtttctctgtgtttctctgtgtgtgtttctctgtttgtttctctgtgtttctctgtgtgtgtttctctgtgtgtgtttctctgtgtttgtttctctgtgtttctctgtgtgtgtttctctgtgtttgtttctctgtgtttgtttccctgtgtttctctgtgtgtgtttccctgtgtttctctgtgtgtgtttctctgtgtttctctgtgccCTAACGCCTCAGTGATACTTTTGAGCAGCACCAATGGAGTCACCATCTAATTCCCAAGATCCTTTGACCCTCGGAGGGAAACTTAAATACCAGCCATGCCCCAGTTCCCTCCCTCAGACTAGTTCTCCCTCATGTATTcctaatttcaattttatttctctttcactggcCAACCCTAATATTCATTTCCTAATTAGAGATTATGAGAATTTTAACAGTGACCAAAGCCTGGCTACTCTTGAAACTGACAAACATTTATTCCCCCATCAAAGGGAAATCTCCAGAGTAGCAGGATTAGCCAGTGACTGTTCTTTTCCTCACTGTTTCCTGTAGTTTCCGAGTTTGTCCAAGagcatatattacttttataatcagaaaaaaatgtgttttcaaaaaaaTCTAGACTATTGGTTTTcggtcttttttttaaagctgcagAACTTTGTTAAAATCTTAGAGGGAAACGAATGAAAGAGCAGCTGTTCTGGTTGAAGCGAAGCTTGTCGTGTATGTTTCTGTTTGCATTTGCGTGTGTGTTTGGATACGTGGATACGtgtgttttctgtgtgtttatgtttccctgtgtgtatttgtgaatgtgtatgtatgtgttagTGTGTTCATGAATATGTGCGTATGTCTATGCATGTATATGCATGCttgcgtgtgcgtgcgtgtgcgtgcgtgtgtgtgcgtgtgagtgtgtgtgtgtgtgtacagcatACCTCCTTATGTTGCTGGATATTATGACTTTCTCATCCCCAGAAGGGAGCACACTTCTGGACCGTCTTTGCCCATCAAATAGGAAATTGTGCCTGGCCCCAGAACTGGCCTCTCTTACTGCAGAGTTAATGCCTTCAACAAAGAGCCTGTGAGGTTTATCAGGCACCATCCGTTAGGAGCCGCTCTGCCGTTTCTGGGCAGGGACACTCCTTTCCTCTGTCCATGACAGGCTGTACTGTCCTCCTCATTCTCCAGGGCCTCTGCCTGCTGCGGGGGGGTGTGCGGTAGGGAGAGATCACGTCACAAACAGGTCCTTTTTCAGGACAGCCTCTTCAGAACAGATGTGAAGAAGTGATTCTCTGAGATGTTGTTGGCAGAGCCTGAATCCTCTCGTTCTCCCTGCCTTGTGTTTCGGGTGGCCCAGCTTTCTCCCTGTATGAATGTGCTGGAGGCCTCTCCATTTCTGGAAAGGCCACACCCAAACTTTCCCCAGGACTGGCTCTTCTGTTAAGGATGGTGTGGAAGAAGCAAAGCACAAGTCACACACATGCCAGGGACAAACAGGAAGCCAAAGACCCACTCTTTTCGCTGCCCTCTCTGCCCGCTCCCTGTGTGGCCACCAGTTTTGTGGCAAACTGTCTTTGAGCCCAAAGCTTGAGGAGCCAGAATGGAGCCTTTTGCAACAACTAAGAAACGTCTCTTTATGAACTGTTAGGTGCTCTCTGAACTCTTTCAGGAACACAAAATTGGAGGAAGGTCTGTATTTTGGGGTGTATGGGGTGAGGGCTACCACATTAGCATGTGCACATTCCATCGGGGGAAATCACATGGTTGCTAAGAGCTGCAACTTCAGGGCCAGACTTTGCGGATTTGAAGCCACCTACCAGCTATGCAGCCTTGTCTAAAGGCACTTATACCCACCTGAGGTCTAAGTCCTTCTGTTCCTAAAAGAGGGTGATACTGGGTCCTAACTCCTGGGACCCTCAGGATTATTCATCCTGAGGGTTAACTGAGGCAATGCATGTGGAACGTTCAGCGGAGTCACAGTATTGGCTGTGTAAGTGTTTGCTGTTCCTGTAATTATGTTTACGGTCTTGCTCACACTGCCTTTCCacctctccacctccctgggaaGGTCCTCGCCAAAGCTCTGAATGCTTGTGaggcaagaaataaatttctcccattttggtAGCTTTGCTTGGTAATGGTGAGAAGACTCACAGTGGGTGAGCGCCGCACTGAGACATTTAGGAAACTGCCTGAGCAGAGACCAGTGGCGCCCCTGGATAGGTAGAGGACAGGGTTCGTGAACCAGAGAATCAGTGGGGTCACCTCTGCAGGGATAGCTGAAACTCTCTATGTCTGGAAAGAATTCTCTATAAACTAGCCCGTGGGGGTGAGCAAGATCTATTCGTACAACTATTTTGGCTGCCATTTTTTGAGGACTGACTTCTTGTAGTGCCAGGCCCTACATCTTCTCTGTCACACGGTCCCTGCAAAGACGCCGTTACAGTTACTTTTCCAGATCACGAACTGAGGCTCATAGAGGAAACTGGCCAATGTCCCACAGCTAAAAAGTGAGAGAGCTAGTCCCCAAACCCAATTCTCTCAGACGTTAAAACCCATCTGTTTTCCATTACTCTGCTTTCCCTCTCTTTTACTGTTTCCCTAAAAGTCCTATGGAGCAAAAGTTTTCCACCAATTTAGGCCTTTACCATATGACTATGTGTTTAAAAAAGCTTCTGCTAAAACATCCCCTGTTTTTTCCTGCCAGAAAAGGTGTGTTTTCCAGAGGTTCCTGATGTGCAGCCATCCTGGGCCTTGCTCCCAGACGGAGAAAGACTTGCCCCAGCCGCAGGCTGCTTCTCGGTTGGGCCGCCAGTGTccccattcactcccctggacaCTTGCTCCAGAACAGAGCTGAATTCACCATATTTGCTGGTCAACCACATAAACTGGCCTTTCCTGGAGATTGCCAGAACTTTCTCAAAAGTGTGACATCCAGAGGGAGTCACCCCCCACAACGAGCAAGTGGGATGTTTGTGGAACTGGCCAGCCCCGGAGGAAAGGCTAAGGCCATTCATCTGCTCTGGAGTTCTATCCTCGGGTTCTGAGACGCACAGCCTGGAGAAGACATATCATCAGATCATTGCTCCCTCAAGGTGACCTGTGGCCTCCCTTGTGCCCCAGGGCTTTTGGAATTGTGTAGAGGCCTCTCAAAGCAAGGTTCTGACAGAATGCTTCACATTCTTAGCTAACGACATCTGGGTTTTAACAGCTCCTGTCTTTGGCATCTCTAAGAAGCCACCAGAAGATGACTCCCTTTTTGACTCCCTTTGTGCTGATTCTTTTAGAGAACTGAATGACCTGCCTTGCAATGTCTTGTCTCTGACATTCCCGCCTGCTTCTCAGAGGGCCCGCACTTCACTTTCTATCAGCTCTTTGATCACTTTCGTTTTCTTTCATGAAAAGTAATCAAAATCGTATGATTTCTAGGTTGTCTTCTCCTACAGGATGTCCCCCTTCTGGTCTCTCTTAATCTCTCTTCTCAGGAACTCCTTCCATCTCCTTTAGCATCAATTTATTGTCAATAAAAGCGGCTTTAGGAAGCCTCCTATTGGCTGACAAGGTTCCAGTTTTCTGACACTTTCCTACGGGACCCACTTGTTATGTCATCCCTGTGTCCTTCTGGCACGGCCTCCTAACTGGGGAGGTCAGTCCCCAGGGTGAGAGCGGGTTGGGGTGGCCCCTTCTCAGGCCTTTAGGAGCTTACGGTCTGGTACTTCCCCTTCACAGACTGAGCTTTAGAGACGCTGGCATCTAAGGCAGCCGTTTGGTGCTGACTCTTGGTTTGCAAAGTAATCATTTGAGgttgttaaaatgtattttcctctgtGCTCTTCGGAACATTCGCCTTTCAGTAATTCAGTGACATTTGCAGAGGATCTGCCTTGTGCCACACCCGGCCCCCGTTATCCTGGACTTTACAGTCTAACGGCAAAGAAAGGTGAGTTAATCAAGTCATCACACCAAAACACTTTCAATTCAGCCATGAGACTGTTTAAAGGAGAGGCACATGTGGCCGTGAAAGCATGTCATGCAAAGGACTGgtgttctcaaagtgtggtccctggaccagcctCTCAGCATCCCCTGTAAACTTGTTAGAAACAGATTCTCAGTCCCTTATCCCAGACCCGGTAGATTAGAATCTCCAGGGTATGGGGGGAAGGTGTCCAGCGTCTGTGTTTTAACCTGTCATCACAAGACTGCGATGCATGCTCAAGTCCGAGAACCTGGGCTCCAGGTGATCAAAGAAGGCTTCTCTGAAGACGTTAACTTTCGGGTGTTGAAGGAAACTAGGGAAGAGGGTGGGCTAGCACTTCAGACGGAAGGAATGGCATGTGTACAAGCCATGCGGTAAGAGCATGGAGCTCTGGAAAACATGAGGGCGTGCCTCAAGCAAGGAGAAGAGTCATACAAGGTGAGTCTGACAAGTGGACGGGGGCCAGGAGTGCAGGTCACGGTGGCCTCATCAGGGATTGGGCAATGGGAAGCTTTTGATGTGCAGTAGGCACAGGAGTGACAAGATATTATTTGTTTATGTTGAAAGGATAATTCTAGCTACAATATGGAGAAAGGATGGAAGAAAAGCAAGTGTGGAGCAGTGGGAGGGCCTCACTGGGGTCTGGGGGAGGATGATGGCAACCTGGGCTAGGGTGGCTTCTGAAGAATGGAAAGAAGGGTGAGTAGTCACAAGATTTCCAGGTAAAATCCACAGGTCTTGGAGGACTGTGGTATTTTGCGTCTACATGCAAGATGGTAGATAACGGTGCCAGTTGTAGCAATGGGACGAGATCATGGGAAGGTCCTGTTGAGTCCGAGGTACCTCTGAGCCACCCAGGGGTAGATATTAACTAGATGGTAGAAGGCGTGCTGAGCTCAGAGAAGCCAGGGCTGGAGATACACATTTGTGCATCATCAACAGCTGGGAGGCAATTCAAACTGTGGTCAGGAGGCATCGcctaaggagaaggaaaaagccaGTAATGCTCTTGCGGAATGTCAGCGCCCATGTTTAATGGGCAAGGGGATTGTTTCCTCTAAAATAAGCTTAGAGGAAAGAGCCAAGAGGAGGAAAACTAGAACCTAGAAGGCCATGGTTTCACAGAGGCCAAGGGAAGAGAGTTTCCAGGAGCAAGCACCCAGTGGGGCGAGTCGGGGTAGGAGAAGAGAAGGTGGAAGAACACCTGTTACACTAAGTGACTCAAAGGTCATTTGTGACTTTGGCAGAAGATAGTCCATGGAGGGAAGAGAGCAGAAGCTAGAATGCGGTGGACTGAGGTGAGAACAGCAGGTAAGGAAGGGCAGGAAGTGAGCAGAGACAGCTCTTTAGAAACGGTTGTGAAGAGGAAGAGACGGCCCCATCGATGGAGATGTGCGGTCAGGCAGGTCGCTCCGGTGTGTTTGATTTCGCAGTGGGAGTGCTCCCAGCACGTTAAAGCCTAAGGACTTCATTGAAAGGGGGAGGCTGAAAAAGAGAAATGGGATCATCTAAGGTTACCAAGGGCCAAGCCACAGGTAGGAGGATGCAGAGGCTTCACGGAGgctgaaaaaagagaaatgggatCATCTAAGGTTACCAAGGGCCAAGCCACAGGTAGGAGGATGCAGAGGCTTCACGGGTCTGGTAGGTCCTGCTGTCACCTGGACTGAGCCTCTGTGACCTGCCCATGCCCCGACTGCCCGCCCTGGAACGCCTGCCGTCCCTCCCTTTCTTGGCATCTCTCCTCCCTGCTGTCTCGCCTGCCCACAGTCCTCTCCTGCAGCCTGCTCTGCTGTTTTTTCAGCTTTGTTCACCCACTGTTAAGTTATTAACTCGTCAGGGTCTAGACTCCCcgcttcctttccctcttttgaACTCACTGCTGGCTCCCTTCCCGTTTGCCGCCTCGGTAAGTCAGcgtttggaaggccgaggttaCTCTCCAGGTCAGTACTGGCAGGCACACAGAATTACAGTGAATATAATTAGCATAAGATGTGtaagttttctaaaatacatggatacaactgaaaaagaaataataaacacaacCATCTCTCTATTATCTTGTGGAGGTAAATGCTGAacttaaaaatagactttattcaAAGTAGCGTCTCCAAGAAGGTTCATCTGTGAACATGTTAAGGACCACTGGACTCTTACATGTTAATTCATGGATTCAATTATGATCAGAAATGTTGCTcagtttttaaagcaaattcaaACAACTACGTaagttgggtttttttggtttttatttcctttttgttgttgttgctgttttttgcgatggagttttgctcttgttgcccaggccagagtgcaatggtgctatctcagctcaccaaaacctctgcctcctgggctcaagcgattcgcctgcctcagcctcccgagtagctgggtttataggcacgcgccaccatgcccggctaattttgtatttttagtagagatggggtttctgcacattggtcaggttggtctgaaactcctgaccttgggtgatctgccccccttagcctcccaaatgtgctgggattacaggcctgagccaccgcgcctggccaggtaAGTTGTTTTAATGTAAGTGTTGCTGTTCTGAGACATGCAAACTATGTCTTAGATTCTTTAGAGAGATTTCTAACAGTTCCTTAGAAAGAGCTGCCTGGTTTCTTATCATTACCTAGAACTTTTGAAGTCATAAATTAACTTAATATGGGTGGTACACGGACTAAGACACAGATGGTTTCCTGTCTGTTGACTTACACCCTGCTGATAATTCTTTGTGTAAGGGCAAGAGTAAGTGAAAAGTAATGTTTTTGAGCATATGCTCATGTCATCATATTTATTCCTCACCATCCTTTGAGGTACTTCTTATCCGCAGTTTTACAGGTAGAGAAAAACAGGCTCAGAACTGTGTAGTAATTTCCCAAAGGGC
Encoded here:
- the SERP2 gene encoding stress-associated endoplasmic reticulum protein 2 isoform X1 is translated as MVAKQRIRMANEKHSKNITQRGNVAKTLRPQEEKYPVGPWLLALFVFVVCGSEKVCFPEVPDVQPSWALLPDGERLAPAAGCFSVGPPVSPFTPLDTCSRTELNSPYLLVNHINWPFLEIARTFSKV